The Sediminicola sp. YIK13 genomic sequence ATCGACGCAACAATCAGAAATGTAACTAAAATGATTTTTTGACCTTCTTTATGAAACATATGAAAAGATATTTAACGTTAAATAAGCAAATGGGGCGGCAAAGACCAAACTGTCCAACCTATCCAACATGCCTCCATGACCGGGCAATATGGCGCCGCTATCCTTGACCCCTGCGCTTCTTTTAAATTTAGATTCTATTAAGTCGCCCAAACTACCTGTAACAACAATCACTACAGCTAAAATCAACCATTCCCGTAGGGAGAGGTTGGTTTCATAGGAGGACATGATATATGCCGCAACCAGGGCGAAAACAAGTCCTCCAAAAGTTCCTTCAATTGTTTTTTTGGGAGAAACAGCGGGATAGAGTTTTGTTCTTCCTATGCTTCTTCCTACCAGGTATGCGAAAGAATCATTTACCCAAATGAGGATAAAAATACCCATGATCAAAAACTGGGCAAATTCATCATCTTTATAAGGTATCATGGTCAGAAAAATACAGCCTCCTCCGATATAAAATAAACCAAATAGAAATTTCTGCAAAGTGTTGAGATGAATTTCTTTTTTATTGAACAGGAAAACTAGCAGTGCTAAATTAATGGTAATTGTCAGTAACATTAAAATATTAATGGCTATCTGGTCCTGTATGATATAGATAAATGCCCACCAGAGAATCAAATAGGCCAAGTAGATGTGGTACCCTTTAAGTTTTACAATACGCTTGTATTCATGTAAACATGCCAACCCGAAGGCCATAAACAGAAAGTCAAAGGCATCGGAGCTAAGAAAAATAGCAGATAGTAATAAAAAGACATAGACGACACCAGTTATTAGGCGTCTTAGAATTTCTCTCATAAGTTAAAGGTCTTCCAGAAGTAAAAGATATAAATTTTTTGAACTACTTCCGTAAGAGAGAAAATCATCTTTGTCCTCCATACTAGACTGAAAATGTTTTATGGTTGTAATATTGGCCGGAATGCTGTTTTTATATTTCTTCTTAATGTTTTTTAAACCTTCTCCAATAGATTCTACCAGTTGACTGGTCGTGGCAAAAACAATAAGATTTTCTGGTAAATCGTGTAGTTTATATTCTTTTAATTGGTTAGAGCATACTAAAATGGACCCGTTTTGGGCTATGAGTTGCTCGCACGTAGTGAAAAATACCTTACTCTTGATTGGGCTGTTTGTAAATAATAGCCCTTGTTTGGAAAACTTTTCTTCCAATCTCTCATCTATTGAAAAGAAAGCATGGTCTTGCCATTGATTTTCAACAATAATATTGTCCAGAGTCTCGGCAATTTCTGAAAAGGAATCGCAGTATAAAAATTTACCACCATTCTTTTTAAAGTGAATCGTAAATTTTTCGTCTACGGGTATATTGAGGTCAGGCATGTGTAGCCCTCTGGTTTCAGCAGTTTCCCTTGAAACCTTCTTCTTACCACCCCCAAATAGTTTATCAAATAGACCCATAGTTGTTTATACGATCTTCAATTTATGGCGTAAAGTAAAGCAAAAGACGTGTAATAACACGTCTTTTGTTTCTAAGATTCTAGTTCTTCTTTTGGTAATTCTTCGCTTTTTAGTTTTTCTTGGCCTTGTGCATCAAACTCCTTGTCAAATGGTCTTTTGCCAAAAATCTTTTCCAAATCGTCTTTAAAGATAACTTCTTTTTCCAAAAGGCGTTCTGCCAA encodes the following:
- a CDS encoding phosphatidate cytidylyltransferase; this translates as MREILRRLITGVVYVFLLLSAIFLSSDAFDFLFMAFGLACLHEYKRIVKLKGYHIYLAYLILWWAFIYIIQDQIAINILMLLTITINLALLVFLFNKKEIHLNTLQKFLFGLFYIGGGCIFLTMIPYKDDEFAQFLIMGIFILIWVNDSFAYLVGRSIGRTKLYPAVSPKKTIEGTFGGLVFALVAAYIMSSYETNLSLREWLILAVVIVVTGSLGDLIESKFKRSAGVKDSGAILPGHGGMLDRLDSLVFAAPFAYLTLNIFSYVS
- a CDS encoding LUD domain-containing protein, with protein sequence MGLFDKLFGGGKKKVSRETAETRGLHMPDLNIPVDEKFTIHFKKNGGKFLYCDSFSEIAETLDNIIVENQWQDHAFFSIDERLEEKFSKQGLLFTNSPIKSKVFFTTCEQLIAQNGSILVCSNQLKEYKLHDLPENLIVFATTSQLVESIGEGLKNIKKKYKNSIPANITTIKHFQSSMEDKDDFLSYGSSSKNLYLLLLEDL